TGCATCATCACCATAGACTTCAAACACACGACAAAGGAAATCCTAGAAGAGGAAACGTCCTCAAGGCCATTGGCCGGCAAAGAAAACTTAACAATCTTCACTCCCCTCACAACACTCCCCACCCATACTTCATATAAAACCACCTCTCATACAACATCTCCACCACCCACACAGAGTTCATGGCCCAGCAAAGCTAACTAATCCAAAAATTAGCACCATACGGAGAGAGAAATAGTAATTGATTGAAACTGTTACAAAAGCCTATCTCCAAACAAGGATATGACAATACATGCAACACATGACACTTATTTCTGTAGAGGTAAGCCAATGCACAAATACAACCCAAAAAATGACTTCTAAAaacatatgtatgtacacatagACATTATCCAccacataaataaacacaacactaaACAGGTAACACACATGTAGACACCCcaccccttacacacacacaccctataCAGACATACCCTACACAGACACATCCCCCCCaacatagacaaacacacacccctacacacacacaccctacacagacacacacacacctacacacaccctACAAGTCCTTCACAGCCAGAAAGTTAGACTGAACAATTGATACCAACCTCCTTTGTTCAGAATCAAAAATATAGAAAGACAAAattgcataattttcttttcatttatacTGCTGAACAATAGTTTCAGGTCATGTTGAGCATCGCTGAGCTCTCAGCTCTCAAGTCATAAAGAGGGCAGAAAATAACACATGTACTTCATCCTCCAAGTTATCTGTACAGAAGGGACAATGGTGGGATATCTCATATTGTGCAGATTTCTGTGGCAATTGATTTCTGAGACACCAACTCTAAAACGAGCATAGAAATGTGAAATCCTCTAATTGCCATCTCTGACACATGCTTGAACATCTCTATACATACTTTTTATTATCCTCCACAATTTACACTGTATACCTAATTTTGCTAGTTCCTGTAGTAATATTACTCGTTGCAGACTATCATAAGCTTTCTAAAAATCTATAAATGCTACAAATCCTCATGTTCTGGAATAATTGTTTCTCTACTGCTGTATATAGGGTGAAAATGTAATCTTTAGTTTAACGGTTCCTGTTAAAATATGCTAGTGCTTCATCTATTAATCAGGTTACTTTCTACCAttgagttaattttttatttagaatgcATGTGAAGATTTTGCTTAATGTATTAGTAAGAAACACCTCTGGTTGGTAACCTGGTTGGTTGGAGTCACCCTTTATGTAAAGTGGAATAATAATAGATTTAGTCCATGCCTTGGGCCAAGATCATAAATAGAGTTGAAAATTTTGACAATGAAAGAAGTAATAACAatgcttttaacattttattgtacCTCTGGGCAAtctacaccagacccccctgtcccccctctcgtcaggcctgttcACTCTTCTGATAATAGTTTGATCCCTTAATTAGGGCTTAGGTggtgaaagaaaagtaagagaaGAAAAGGTGGAAGGGAGAGAAGCGAGTTTTGATGTTTACGCAGCAAGACCGTATGTTCTCGGGGACAAAAAATACTACTCGGGCATttaacacccacacacacatatatatatatccttgtATGTATACAcaaccactctctctctctgtcatatctacacacgcacgcactacACACATTATATTGGGGCCTACAATCTGTGTGTGCTGGTCAttaattcctttttctttttttactcattataccgcctcgtgaaaacacacgcacgcacacgctctctctctctcgcacacacgcacacagattgGCGAGCAGAGAAAATGTACACGTACTCAAATACTCGTCTCGCGTGTCCGCGGCCCGTGTACGTCAAGTCTTTAGAGCAACGACATTAACGGCAGTCGTGACCTTCTCTCGctccttgttttcttgttctctttgtgtctgtgtgcatgtgtgtgcgtgcgtgcacgtggtGTAGTTAAGACCGAAATCGACAACAGAAGATAAAGGTCATTAATCGTCAATCGTTTCGTCGAGTGACTGGCGTAGCTACAGTTCCTCAATAGCGCCACTCTCCATAGAGCTGTACCTGAGTCTATGACAACTGGACACACCTACCGACAGGGGGGAGGGGAACAAGGGGGCAGCACAATATCCGTTTTCGAACTTGCCAGACAAACACTCCTTGACACACGACAGTTTGGCGGTATAAGCAATAGAGAGTTCTTTATGGATCACAGTTTCCTTCGGGTGCGTATATCCACCCGCGATCGACAGGCATAGTGAAAGGCGCGGGTTGCCGACAGCTACCCAGGGTCTCTCAGCAGACTGTTCACACGGAGCGCTCGTCAGGTGCAAGGTCGGCGGTTTTCATCAGGGGTTGTTACCACGAAGACGGAAAAGACGATGTCGTTGTTCAACGCCAGTCGGATGTTGAGCACTACCTCACGATCACCCTAGGATTGTACATGCTCTAAGACCGTTAGCCATTTCCGGTTTTTTGCCATCAGCCATATGGCGGTTCACCTGGTTCGTCCTGATACGGGTGTCCAGTCATTTTTGTGTCACCCCCTCACCCCCAGCATTGCTCGAACTTCCGATACTGTGCTTGTAGAACAACGTACCCGACCATCGTTTGGGTAAAGATGTGAGCGTCAGTGACATAAGAGGAAGGTAGAACTGTGAGGATTCAAACAGTCAAGGTTTCGATAAAGGTAAACACAGATACAAATCTTTGTTCAGGTCTGGTGATAGTAGTGAAGCATTTGTCGACGATATACAGTTACAGATAATCCTGCTAACAGATGTATGTTGCCCAAACGGTAGAATGTAAGATTCGATGACCAGACGTGGTCCATGGAGGATTTATTGCTGTTCTTCCGTTTCTGTAGAGAGAATATCTGGGCAGCTGTAGTAAACCGACGAGCTGAACAGCTGCTGTAAGTATACAGTGACAGCGAAAGAGAGACCAAAAACCTACAGTACAAAGATaagaacctaaaaaaaaaaaaaaaactccattgCTAGAATGAGCAGCGAATCAGAAACAAGGAATTCTGCTGACGCCCAGCCTCTGGCGCCCCCTGTGCCCCCGGCGAATCCGCCCGTATCGCTGGAATCGGAGCGGCGCAAGGCAATGATGCTGGTGCACGGTGTGGAGAAGGACGTGCATCGCTTCCGAGAGATTTACCTCCAGAACTACCACAACCCCCTCAGCTCCGACATCGAGGAATTCCTGGTCTTCGTGGCGGAGAGGTCGGAGACGCGGCGGCCACCCAGGACGCAGGAAGACTTTGTGAGGTTGCTGGAGAGCGTACAGGACACTGCGCAGCTCGAGTTCCCAAACGAACTACATCACGTGAGCGTTGCTATGGAAAGGGTGCGATGCTTTCACGACCTCATGACCTCCGTCGAGAGCCGACTGAAGGCGGCGCTGGACAATCACGTGGGGCGCTACTGCCACGCCTTTTCGGCGGAGGCGGAAGGTCACGACATCCCGTGCGTGCTGGAATACGAGAATAGCATTGTGAGCTGGCGGAGTGCTGTTGGTCAAGCCTTCGCCCTGCTGCAAGATGTCATAGCCAGTGTGGTGGAGGCCAGCATCTCCTTCGAGAACCTGGTGCTGAACCACGATAAGGTGCTGCAGGGTATGCGGCGCGCGCTGGAGGTGCTGCAGCGCATCTACGCGCCACTCAAAGACTGGGTGTCTGCCGACGAAGCTTACGTGCGCAAACTGCAGGACGAGGCCCACGGTCTCCTCCGGAGGAAGGTCGCCGTCTTGGAGAAGACACGCCGCCAGTCCAGCCAGGCTGACACCATGAAAACTAAGGTTAGTACGTGCACGCAAGCACATtgggtttctctctctctctaatgcTTCTCCCTCCGTCAGCCATATTACAGAACAAAATGTCTTGTGGATTTCTTACAAGAAAGAGTTGGGTAAAAGTCACATCTGTACCGGGTCCCTGTTGCTAGCCATGAGCCGCTCTCTTACTGCCATGGCCAAATCAACTTCCGGTAATTGTTGCACTTACGATGTTATGCCTAAGTTTCTACACATCCTGATAAAGATTCAAGTGCACGTGCATGTCATTGGGTTCCTGTCATTTGCTTCTGTTTGACCTCTGTCCTTGACACAGGTGGCGCGTACCAACCACGAGACGGTCAAGCTCAAGGAGCGGGTGGACCAGGCGGAGGATGAGTTTCACTCCACCAGGCGTCACGAGATGGAGCTAGCGGACAGCGCTGCCCAGGTCAGCTTGACCTTTGCTTACGACACTTAACGTCCTACCATACTTGACGCCAGCCTGACATTTAACGGCAGACTTGCCACCAGACAGATCCTGACGTCAGACTATGATCAGTGATGTTAGCCTGCAACACTAAGTCCAGGGCTGCCTCTCAATATGTTGAGACTCACCTGTTGTATTTATGGTACACTGGGTAAGGCTGCAAGCGGGCTGTGAGTAGGGCGCAGCCCACCTTCGTGATTTCACTCCGTAGTCAGCAGTTGTCGTCAAGTATACCCTAGCTTGCCTTCTATTACGGAACTTTCTTGGTGGATATTCATCCCTCATCTTGCGTTTAGGCCCCATTCAGAGGACCTAAATAAGTTAGGTGATGACCAGTGGAGTACTTGCCAAATGTATTAGTATTTTAGAGTTAATggacaatttgttttaaacatggATTTATTGACATTAATTTCATCTGAAAGGAAGCCCCATTTAGAGCTAAAACTCCACTAGGCACATCACCCATAGCGCAGGCACGCGCAAACGTCGCGATAGGGCTGGGACTTGCAGGATCATATGATCTAAGTCAGTACTTCGTTAAAAACCTATGTTCGTGCTTGATATCGCTCAAAGCTGCAATCCGCCTGAGGTCTATCAGTGGGCGCCTGGCGTGTGTGCAGGTGGAGATGGAGATGGCCAACAAGCGGCAGGAGCTGCAGGGCCTCGAGCGCCAGTTCCTGACGCGACAGTTCAACTCAGAGGCACGCGACAGGCGCCTGATGGCGCAAAGTGCTGCACTGCATCAGGAGCTGGACACGCTGCGCAAGCGTCTGGACGCCACGCACATGAAGGCGGAGCGAGCGCGCAGGCAGAGGCTGCTGGTTCAGAGGGAAGTGCACAAGCTTAAGGTGAGCGTCACCGGGGTATTCTGCTCTTTTGATTTGTGTAAGGAGCAGTAACTGGTTGTGCATCAAACGTCCGTTTGAGTCCTGAGACGTTGGCGCATATAACGGTACTTATGTGTATGAGCAGCTTATTGCTTCTACAACATTCATACATTCCTCATCTCCagcaccatcacacacacacacatagatacatGGACACCCACTCACCATTTCCAGTGGCATCTGATCCCCATCCTTTTCATCAGACCTTGCACGAGCGCAGCATTCAGGCCGTGCTGGTAGCCAGCGATGATGCGGAATTCAAGTCCCATGATGTGCATGAGCTTCAGGAGGCGGTCAGAGTCATCAGCCAGAAGCTGACCGCCGTGCGCAGGATACATGCCCTGAAGACCCGCCCAGACATTTTGAGGAGGCTGTACAGGGAGGGGTATACACCTGGCCGCCAGCTGACCATCATAGGTGGGAAGAAGGAAATTGTTTCATGTGATTGTTGACCTTAACCTGTCATCAAACAAGCAATGTACTCTCACTCCTGAGTGATGCTTATTTATTGtcgtgcaaatatttttattaacttattACCTTATATAGCAGGAAGTTGTTAAAGTTCTTACTATTGCAACTGcagattttcaaataaataactgGATTATAAGGTGTtctgcattaaaacaaaatgtacattcTACCAATCTGCTTGCACTgagctgaaaatatttcagaatgaTAATTTATTATTGAGAAAAATTACTTGTATTTATCAATTTTAGAACTGAGGCAGTGCCACTAAAAGCAGTTGCTTCTAGTGTGTGGCCTCCCTAAAAGAACAATTTTCGCCATATAAAAGGTtcttaaataacaaatacactgaaaaaataataaggaaCAATCAACAAATAACATGAGATCAAACGTTAAAACTaatgaaatgcataaaaaaagcaTGAATTAACAGCTAGACAACATAATTCTATGATCAAAGACAAATTTAAGGGCAAAATCTGAATAACTACACAAACAGGTGGTTCATGTGAACACCTTTTATCAGTTCTAATTGGCTGTTTTGTCCATTAAAATATCTGTTCTAAACTATTGTAGACTGTATTCGACCAAAAGCTGAGAAGTAAatggacacatttttttc
This window of the Pomacea canaliculata isolate SZHN2017 linkage group LG4, ASM307304v1, whole genome shotgun sequence genome carries:
- the LOC112562633 gene encoding uncharacterized protein LOC112562633 isoform X3 translates to MSSESETRNSADAQPLAPPVPPANPPVSLESERRKAMMLVHGVEKDVHRFREIYLQNYHNPLSSDIEEFLVFVAERSETRRPPRTQEDFVRLLESVQDTAQLEFPNELHHVSVAMERVRCFHDLMTSVESRLKAALDNHVGRYCHAFSAEAEGHDIPCVLEYENSIVSWRSAVGQAFALLQDVIASVVEASISFENLVLNHDKVLQGMRRALEVLQRIYAPLKDWVSADEAYVRKLQDEAHGLLRRKVAVLEKTRRQSSQADTMKTKVARTNHETVKLKERVDQAEDEFHSTRRHEMELADSAAQVEMEMANKRQELQGLERQFLTRQFNSEARDRRLMAQSAALHQELDTLRKRLDATHMKAERARRQRLLVQREVHKLKHHHTHTHRYMDTHSPFPVASDPHPFHQTLHERSIQAVLVASDDAEFKSHDVHELQEAVRVISQKLTAVRRIHALKTRPDILRRLYREGYTPGRQLTIIAIMMDSQRRYMGLRGAAQRSLAKWRHLSRAASVDQLVHTLRTINKQAVASRIERRVSSISV
- the LOC112562633 gene encoding uncharacterized protein LOC112562633 isoform X1; protein product: MSSESETRNSADAQPLAPPVPPANPPVSLESERRKAMMLVHGVEKDVHRFREIYLQNYHNPLSSDIEEFLVFVAERSETRRPPRTQEDFVRLLESVQDTAQLEFPNELHHVSVAMERVRCFHDLMTSVESRLKAALDNHVGRYCHAFSAEAEGHDIPCVLEYENSIVSWRSAVGQAFALLQDVIASVVEASISFENLVLNHDKVLQGMRRALEVLQRIYAPLKDWVSADEAYVRKLQDEAHGLLRRKVAVLEKTRRQSSQADTMKTKVARTNHETVKLKERVDQAEDEFHSTRRHEMELADSAAQVEMEMANKRQELQGLERQFLTRQFNSEARDRRLMAQSAALHQELDTLRKRLDATHMKAERARRQRLLVQREVHKLKHHHTHTHRYMDTHSPFPVASDPHPFHQTLHERSIQAVLVASDDAEFKSHDVHELQEAVRVISQKLTAVRRIHALKTRPDILRRLYREGYTPGRQLTIIDPLEEAFSVAAADIGRDWECLYNNLPFIPYRDLVTRSHDIRAIMMDSQRRYMGLRGAAQRSLAKWRHLSRAASVDQLVHTLRTINKQAVASRIERRVSSISV
- the LOC112562633 gene encoding uncharacterized protein LOC112562633 isoform X2, whose product is MSSESETRNSADAQPLAPPVPPANPPVSLESERRKAMMLVHGVEKDVHRFREIYLQNYHNPLSSDIEEFLVFVAERSETRRPPRTQEDFVRLLESVQDTAQLEFPNELHHVSVAMERVRCFHDLMTSVESRLKAALDNHVGRYCHAFSAEAEGHDIPCVLEYENSIVSWRSAVGQAFALLQDVIASVVEASISFENLVLNHDKVLQGMRRALEVLQRIYAPLKDWVSADEAYVRKLQDEAHGLLRRKVAVLEKTRRQSSQADTMKTKVARTNHETVKLKERVDQAEDEFHSTRRHEMELADSAAQVEMEMANKRQELQGLERQFLTRQFNSEARDRRLMAQSAALHQELDTLRKRLDATHMKAERARRQRLLVQREVHKLKTLHERSIQAVLVASDDAEFKSHDVHELQEAVRVISQKLTAVRRIHALKTRPDILRRLYREGYTPGRQLTIIDPLEEAFSVAAADIGRDWECLYNNLPFIPYRDLVTRSHDIRAIMMDSQRRYMGLRGAAQRSLAKWRHLSRAASVDQLVHTLRTINKQAVASRIERRVSSISV